In Thermococcus sp. MV5, the following are encoded in one genomic region:
- a CDS encoding iron-sulfur cluster assembly protein yields the protein MEIREIYEELKKVREPISGEDIVSLGIVSLIRKEDDKVVIFLGLARRTPRHPFEMALNWAVHARIVKDIVKVLEGKVNFEIIDDMTFQRYYPIEEV from the coding sequence TTGGAGATTCGGGAAATCTATGAAGAACTCAAAAAAGTTAGAGAGCCAATAAGTGGGGAGGATATAGTGAGTCTTGGTATTGTGAGTTTGATAAGAAAGGAGGATGATAAAGTAGTTATCTTTTTGGGTCTTGCTCGTAGAACTCCTAGACACCCTTTTGAAATGGCTCTTAACTGGGCAGTGCATGCACGGATTGTTAAGGATATAGTAAAGGTTTTAGAGGGCAAAGTTAACTTTGAGATAATTGATGATATGACATTTCAAAGATATTATCCAATAGAGGAGGTTTAA